In the Flavobacterium sp. J372 genome, one interval contains:
- a CDS encoding DEAD/DEAH box helicase — protein sequence MASPTEQGAIAAVSLYLKIKNGFGSRYDANQENKLRWSDVRSILLKDQITCFFQKYKPDVSANRSRHKIIIPLGNDRSLVAIVSLSKDEKDEFTSVYSYQVSKLYEASFFTEPTKYTVRQGCMFHIIEAGQIGGTDSIAFQKLYREVESGEIPLIDINKEKDRQIWEKYVSALKTLIKRKEQVWKILKINLPYAELREGETERSYYVDITIDEKDLIAQMEKDILSIFGANDLEDYGVSDRKAFVEFKNYRELAPLELKQLKSLAEELFYELNESPNHYLSGRILFQSTNPIQKIEVFRDIELRLREEYLLDIAISDQGQLDIMENDVIHLLKVLEDNYPKAVSLKKDNMIPLAVEFKIPKDIPGLCNAVKEQLSAEGLDRACVTYEQENGIQIAVSSYLRPDRLVAKGLSFHSAITRFAPFKKVKLAEVEGLLLKEGTYQLINAGKMQIDEAAEKLSALYPSNTMRRLPTLYNFRPSQQPTSETLRNFKTAVDVKGQINFSMQNKRLYITADSAEQYNTLVADIETKFPEVLVERKEFQAKYFLAFTIDSPSERGDVIAAIQDRLRKDDGQKIVLDPVKDNTTLLFNCDFRDVAERKLFKQRLAAACKGFEDVVNISFDTKNGRTIWELVKNETLELEKEKLVRRNISQATFIYLTPEQKNSLAEKISKYGDDAIFKEGIIMGKLVRKDKNRLKFKITSLFDNAINGRGGDRIDLDELEKGYIKPIFPGELTNITRMIKAMKKVTEPSFKNGYPVNLNLANFLFDPNEARQAAEDFANVRQKVVESLNEPLLGTQPKQLEAVTKTLTATDMALIQGPPGTGKTTVIAEIIWQSLRQDPGSRLLITSQTNLAVDNALERIKGKKSVRPLRIGNTDKFEDEGKAYSNDRITKWMLAKKGSEEEKINSDNAVSEWLSRIVSRCSDEPRYSKAVTKWKQGLEARSASVKKVFTDAYYKYVNVFAATCSECGSRNFADAYKSAFQQGSENPGEPEFDLVIMDEASKATPPELVLPLTLGKKVVIIGDHKQLPPMIDEKEFGEALEAVGAKRLIEDWTKEDYKISQFEKLFKNSPKSIVTSLDTQFRMHEDIMNCISQFYTDQTELENGLVCGIRAEMDIPDLKVKASRWHGLQLEPFLEPKTHAIWVNVETPEHKVGTSYENPGEAEAIRTVLLALGKAKGYNDYNSSFSKDEDREIGIITYYMPQMQRIRTTLYPTFSRNEWRNFEQHKLDNEFSIPLRINTVDRFQGMERNIVLVSTVRSNRQQIDERGKKIILENNKYPFALGFARELQRINVGFSRAKRLLIIVGNERHFAHKPEYQKAIQKMHKIDIAQLQNLIS from the coding sequence ATGGCCTCACCAACTGAACAGGGAGCGATTGCTGCCGTATCGTTATATCTTAAGATTAAAAATGGATTTGGATCGCGTTACGATGCCAATCAGGAAAATAAATTAAGGTGGAGCGATGTCCGAAGTATCCTGCTAAAAGATCAGATAACTTGCTTTTTCCAAAAATATAAACCTGATGTTTCGGCCAATCGATCGCGGCATAAGATCATCATTCCACTAGGGAATGACCGGTCGCTTGTGGCCATCGTAAGCCTTTCGAAGGATGAAAAGGACGAGTTTACCAGCGTATATTCCTATCAGGTTTCCAAATTATATGAAGCTAGCTTCTTTACAGAGCCAACGAAGTATACTGTCAGACAAGGTTGTATGTTTCATATCATTGAAGCAGGCCAAATAGGAGGCACAGACTCCATTGCCTTTCAAAAGCTATACCGCGAGGTGGAATCGGGCGAAATCCCTCTAATCGATATTAATAAGGAAAAAGACCGCCAAATATGGGAAAAATACGTTTCTGCATTGAAGACATTGATTAAAAGGAAAGAACAGGTGTGGAAGATCTTAAAGATAAACTTACCGTACGCAGAATTAAGAGAGGGTGAAACCGAGCGATCCTACTATGTTGATATTACTATTGATGAAAAGGACCTTATCGCCCAGATGGAAAAGGACATATTAAGCATTTTTGGGGCTAATGATCTGGAAGACTATGGTGTTAGTGACAGAAAGGCGTTTGTGGAGTTCAAAAATTACAGAGAGTTGGCACCTTTGGAATTAAAGCAGCTGAAGAGTCTTGCTGAAGAACTGTTTTATGAATTAAATGAATCACCCAACCATTATCTTTCTGGCAGAATCCTATTCCAATCTACCAATCCCATTCAAAAGATAGAAGTATTTCGTGATATTGAGTTACGGCTTAGAGAAGAATACCTCCTCGATATCGCCATCAGCGACCAGGGACAGTTGGATATAATGGAAAACGATGTAATACACCTGTTGAAGGTTTTGGAAGATAACTATCCCAAGGCCGTTTCATTGAAAAAAGACAATATGATACCGCTGGCCGTGGAATTCAAGATACCCAAAGATATACCGGGCCTTTGCAACGCAGTTAAGGAGCAGCTTTCAGCCGAAGGGCTTGACCGGGCTTGTGTCACTTATGAGCAGGAAAATGGAATTCAGATAGCTGTATCCTCGTACCTGCGCCCCGACAGGTTGGTCGCTAAAGGACTATCTTTCCACAGCGCAATTACAAGATTTGCACCTTTTAAAAAAGTAAAGCTTGCAGAAGTAGAAGGCCTTCTTCTCAAAGAGGGTACCTATCAACTTATTAATGCAGGTAAGATGCAGATCGACGAAGCAGCCGAAAAACTCTCTGCGTTATATCCTAGTAATACGATGCGGCGCCTGCCAACACTTTATAACTTTAGGCCATCACAGCAACCTACGTCGGAAACTCTACGGAATTTCAAAACTGCGGTGGATGTAAAAGGCCAGATTAACTTCTCAATGCAGAACAAGCGCCTGTACATTACTGCAGATAGTGCCGAACAATACAATACGTTGGTAGCAGACATCGAGACAAAATTTCCTGAAGTGCTCGTGGAGCGTAAGGAATTCCAAGCGAAATATTTTCTAGCATTCACTATTGACAGCCCATCTGAACGGGGCGACGTCATTGCTGCCATACAAGACAGACTTAGAAAAGATGATGGGCAAAAAATTGTACTGGATCCGGTAAAGGATAACACTACACTCCTTTTTAACTGTGATTTCAGAGATGTGGCTGAGCGTAAGCTTTTCAAGCAGCGGCTTGCTGCTGCGTGCAAAGGCTTCGAGGATGTTGTTAACATCAGTTTTGATACCAAGAACGGCAGGACAATATGGGAACTTGTTAAGAATGAGACCCTCGAACTGGAAAAGGAAAAGCTAGTCCGGAGAAATATCAGCCAGGCTACTTTCATATACCTCACACCCGAACAGAAGAATAGCCTGGCTGAGAAAATCAGTAAGTATGGAGATGATGCCATTTTTAAGGAGGGCATCATTATGGGCAAGTTGGTTAGGAAAGATAAGAACCGCTTAAAGTTCAAGATAACTTCTCTTTTTGATAATGCCATCAATGGCAGAGGGGGGGACAGGATTGATCTTGATGAGCTTGAGAAGGGGTATATAAAGCCAATTTTTCCTGGAGAACTGACTAATATTACCCGAATGATAAAGGCAATGAAAAAAGTTACGGAACCCAGCTTCAAGAATGGATATCCGGTAAATCTTAACCTTGCCAATTTCTTATTTGATCCAAACGAAGCACGACAAGCGGCTGAGGATTTCGCTAATGTTAGGCAAAAGGTGGTTGAAAGCCTGAATGAACCTCTGCTCGGCACGCAGCCAAAGCAGCTTGAGGCGGTTACCAAAACACTGACAGCTACAGATATGGCATTGATACAGGGTCCACCTGGTACCGGAAAAACTACTGTTATCGCGGAAATAATCTGGCAATCTTTGCGACAGGACCCGGGTTCCCGGCTGCTAATTACTTCCCAGACAAACCTCGCAGTTGATAATGCCCTCGAGCGTATCAAGGGCAAGAAATCGGTCAGGCCGTTGCGCATTGGTAACACTGATAAGTTCGAGGACGAAGGAAAAGCCTATTCCAATGACCGCATTACCAAATGGATGTTGGCGAAAAAGGGTTCAGAAGAAGAGAAGATAAACAGTGATAACGCGGTGTCGGAATGGTTATCGAGAATCGTTTCGCGTTGCAGTGATGAACCGCGGTATTCAAAGGCCGTAACTAAGTGGAAGCAGGGATTGGAAGCGCGGAGCGCATCAGTAAAAAAGGTGTTTACCGATGCGTACTATAAATATGTGAATGTTTTTGCGGCGACCTGTAGCGAGTGTGGGAGCAGGAATTTTGCAGACGCCTATAAGTCCGCGTTTCAGCAAGGCTCCGAGAATCCAGGAGAGCCTGAATTTGACCTGGTTATTATGGATGAGGCCAGTAAGGCAACTCCACCAGAGCTTGTCTTGCCTCTGACACTCGGCAAAAAAGTAGTCATCATTGGAGACCATAAGCAATTGCCGCCAATGATTGACGAGAAGGAATTCGGTGAGGCCTTGGAAGCAGTGGGAGCCAAAAGGCTTATTGAGGACTGGACTAAGGAAGATTATAAGATTTCGCAGTTTGAAAAGCTTTTCAAAAATTCTCCGAAATCTATTGTCACGAGCCTTGACACGCAATTCCGTATGCACGAAGATATCATGAATTGCATATCACAGTTCTATACTGACCAGACTGAGCTGGAAAACGGGTTGGTTTGTGGTATTAGAGCCGAGATGGACATTCCAGACCTCAAAGTAAAAGCGAGCAGGTGGCATGGGCTGCAACTTGAGCCCTTCCTCGAGCCGAAAACCCATGCCATTTGGGTAAATGTGGAGACCCCTGAGCATAAGGTTGGTACTTCTTATGAAAACCCAGGTGAGGCGGAAGCGATACGTACCGTCTTGCTAGCATTAGGTAAAGCAAAAGGCTATAATGATTATAATAGCAGCTTTAGCAAAGATGAAGATAGGGAAATTGGGATTATAACATATTATATGCCACAGATGCAGCGGATACGCACCACCTTATATCCTACATTCTCAAGGAATGAGTGGCGAAATTTTGAACAGCATAAATTGGACAACGAGTTCAGTATACCCTTACGGATTAATACAGTTGACCGCTTCCAAGGCATGGAGCGCAACATTGTGCTTGTGTCAACGGTACGCAGCAATAGGCAGCAAATTGATGAGAGGGGGAAAAAAATTATACTTGAAAATAACAAATACCCGTTTGCGCTGGGCTTTGCACGAGAGCTGCAACGAATCAATGTCGGGTTTTCACGTGCGAAGAGACTTCTGATAATAGTGGGTAATGAACGTCATTTTGCCCACAAGCCAGAGTACCAGAAAGCAATACAGAAAATGCACAAGATTGATATTGCACAACTTCAAAATTTAATTAGTTAA
- a CDS encoding tyrosine-type recombinase/integrase, with the protein MKKILFSDINEKFIDDYRQYMLNTLRNNENTASKSLRVLRTFVNISMRFGHIKINPFQYTSIKKVEGKRDFLSIEELNKLSNYYLKDNFTKSIEKDILGYFLFACYTGLRYSDLKTFSADSIFDNSIHIRMHKTGYLVNIPLTEKAKKFIPVIPFNNTCVFRIYCNKVTNRVLKKIGIELKMNKKLTCHVARHTFATVSISLGIPIEVVSKLLGHTSIRTTQVYAKIVDTVKIKEMKKWDGLYNQTN; encoded by the coding sequence ATTAAAAAAATTCTCTTTTCAGATATCAATGAAAAATTCATAGATGATTATAGACAATATATGTTGAATACCTTGCGAAATAATGAAAATACCGCTAGCAAAAGTCTACGGGTACTTCGAACATTTGTCAATATTTCAATGCGTTTTGGTCATATCAAAATAAATCCATTTCAATATACGTCAATAAAAAAAGTTGAAGGAAAAAGAGATTTCCTTTCGATTGAAGAGTTAAATAAACTCAGTAATTATTATCTAAAGGATAACTTTACCAAATCAATAGAAAAAGATATCCTTGGTTATTTTCTTTTCGCTTGTTATACTGGACTTCGATATTCAGATTTGAAAACATTTTCAGCCGATTCTATATTCGATAATTCTATACATATTCGAATGCATAAAACAGGATACTTAGTAAATATCCCCCTTACTGAGAAGGCAAAGAAATTTATTCCAGTTATTCCTTTCAATAACACTTGTGTTTTTAGGATATATTGTAATAAAGTAACAAATAGAGTACTTAAGAAAATAGGAATAGAATTAAAAATGAATAAAAAACTTACTTGCCATGTTGCTAGACATACGTTTGCCACCGTATCAATTTCATTAGGAATTCCTATTGAGGTAGTAAGCAAACTGTTAGGACATACCAGTATCCGAACTACGCAAGTTTACGCCAAAATTGTTGATACTGTTAAGATAAAGGAGATGAAAAAGTGGGATGGTTTATATAATCAAACCAATTAA
- a CDS encoding Arm DNA-binding domain-containing protein, which translates to MSIQISYRFVIKKEKNKHGLYPIYLRAFLKGKKIETATPVTIPLRDWSLRNQRVKSQNNHYERYNMILDAIDKKSIKLLVENFLNEEYPLSLEQFKDRLLALNYYTTEQSFTGYILNYLEENRGKFRAETWFGYKSQISKILKFY; encoded by the coding sequence ATGAGCATACAAATAAGCTATCGTTTTGTAATCAAAAAAGAAAAGAACAAGCATGGATTATATCCAATTTACTTAAGAGCATTTTTAAAAGGAAAGAAAATAGAAACTGCTACACCAGTAACCATCCCTTTACGTGACTGGTCATTGAGAAATCAACGAGTGAAATCTCAAAATAATCACTATGAAAGATATAATATGATACTGGATGCAATAGATAAAAAATCCATCAAGTTATTAGTAGAAAATTTTTTAAATGAAGAATATCCCCTATCATTAGAACAGTTTAAAGACCGATTACTAGCTTTAAATTACTATACGACAGAACAAAGCTTCACAGGATATATTCTTAATTATTTAGAAGAAAACAGAGGAAAATTCAGGGCAGAAACCTGGTTTGGCTACAAATCACAGATTTCTAAAATTCTAAAATTTTATTAA
- a CDS encoding type IIL restriction-modification enzyme MmeI, producing MEFGEMGKPMPLLSNKEKSFIGSYVLGMGFVLSSEQAEKLIKKDPRNKDVLFPYLNGDDLNSDPEQRPSRWVINFFDWDEEKAKTYPDCYEIIEKLVKPERQRWKIDSAGNEIVGTYALRKPLPQRWWTYGEKRPALYKAISELDQVMVIPLVSKYSSFEFSNTNTVFMHKLGVIVLNDFHNFAILSSSIHNIWCWKYSSTLGSGTLNYSTTDCFENYPFPKKKYLNRKCWQRIL from the coding sequence TTGGAATTTGGAGAGATGGGAAAACCTATGCCTTTGTTGTCTAATAAAGAGAAAAGTTTTATAGGAAGTTATGTTTTAGGAATGGGGTTCGTTTTGTCCTCCGAACAAGCTGAAAAACTAATAAAAAAAGACCCGCGAAATAAGGATGTGCTTTTCCCGTATTTAAACGGTGATGATCTGAATAGTGATCCTGAGCAAAGACCATCTCGATGGGTCATTAATTTCTTTGACTGGGATGAAGAAAAAGCAAAAACTTATCCTGATTGTTACGAAATTATAGAAAAATTAGTTAAGCCAGAAAGACAGCGATGGAAAATAGACAGCGCTGGTAATGAGATTGTGGGCACATATGCCTTGCGAAAACCGTTACCTCAAAGGTGGTGGACATATGGTGAAAAACGCCCAGCTCTTTACAAGGCTATATCTGAGTTAGACCAGGTAATGGTCATTCCATTGGTTAGTAAATATTCTTCATTTGAGTTTTCAAATACAAATACTGTTTTCATGCATAAGTTAGGAGTCATTGTTTTAAATGATTTTCACAATTTTGCAATTCTTTCCAGCTCGATACATAACATCTGGTGCTGGAAATATTCATCAACTTTGGGATCAGGTACATTAAATTATTCAACCACTGATTGCTTTGAAAATTACCCTTTCCCTAAAAAAAAATACCTTAATAGAAAATGTTGGCAAAGAATATTATGA
- a CDS encoding type IIL restriction-modification enzyme MmeI, translating into MGKSFQGSIVLGKGFILLQEEALALINKDPRNKQVLFPYLNGDDLNNSPNQEPSRWVINFFDWAEEKARTYPDCFDIVERLVRPERFIQKDKGGKEKWWQFLRPRKELYATISELDQVMILNRHAKHLLISIIKNNIVFSEATVVLAINKFSEFAILNSSIHDIWAWKNSSTMGAATLRYSASRAFETFPFPTEYLSNKLEDSGLRLFTIRKELMSKYKIGLTELQNIYHNKDLKSSSPYFHDIIIIRQLQQEIDYLIIEAYNWGNMQLQHDFYPLEHLPESDRIRFFIHPDACREILKRLLLLNDQYYNQEISSALKPEIQSKKVIKKIAKDDSPKLF; encoded by the coding sequence TTGGGAAAAAGTTTTCAAGGAAGCATTGTTCTAGGAAAAGGATTTATATTACTCCAAGAAGAAGCTTTAGCTTTGATTAATAAGGATCCTCGAAACAAACAAGTATTATTTCCTTACCTGAATGGAGATGACCTTAATAACAGTCCTAATCAAGAACCTTCTCGTTGGGTGATCAATTTTTTTGATTGGGCGGAAGAGAAAGCTCGAACCTATCCAGACTGTTTTGATATAGTTGAACGTTTAGTTCGACCGGAACGTTTTATTCAGAAAGATAAAGGAGGCAAAGAAAAATGGTGGCAGTTTTTAAGACCTAGAAAAGAATTGTACGCTACCATATCTGAGTTAGACCAGGTAATGATTTTGAATCGTCATGCAAAGCATTTATTAATTTCTATTATTAAGAACAATATTGTGTTTTCTGAAGCTACTGTTGTATTGGCAATTAATAAATTTTCGGAATTTGCTATTTTAAACTCCTCTATTCATGATATATGGGCGTGGAAAAATAGTTCAACAATGGGAGCAGCTACCCTAAGATATTCTGCAAGTAGAGCATTTGAAACCTTTCCTTTTCCTACGGAATATTTATCTAACAAGCTAGAAGACAGTGGGCTTAGATTGTTTACAATCCGAAAAGAGCTGATGTCTAAATACAAAATAGGCTTGACAGAGTTGCAAAATATTTATCATAACAAAGATTTGAAATCTAGCAGTCCTTATTTCCATGACATAATAATAATTAGACAGCTTCAGCAAGAAATAGACTATTTAATTATAGAAGCATATAATTGGGGAAACATGCAATTGCAACATGATTTTTACCCTTTGGAACATTTACCTGAGAGTGATAGAATTCGCTTTTTTATTCATCCGGATGCATGCAGAGAGATATTAAAACGTCTACTATTACTTAACGATCAATATTACAATCAAGAAATCTCCAGCGCACTAAAACCTGAGATTCAATCCAAAAAAGTAATTAAAAAAATAGCAAAAGATGATTCCCCGAAATTGTTTTAA
- a CDS encoding DNA methyltransferase — protein MLGNPPFLGGQKLSGNYGTNFLEYLKYTYKPIGAVDLVTYFFRRIFDIIKLNGFQSLISTNTIAQGSAREGGLDVIFSNNGVINHAIRSMKWPGQAAVEVSLITIHKGEWKNKFILDNKSVDRITPYLDDSEVMGKPMPLKKQLGKKFSRKHCSRKRIYITPRRSFSFD, from the coding sequence GTGTTGGGGAATCCTCCATTTTTAGGAGGGCAAAAGTTGAGTGGTAATTATGGTACAAATTTTCTTGAGTATTTAAAATACACTTATAAGCCGATTGGAGCAGTAGATTTGGTTACCTACTTCTTCAGAAGAATTTTTGATATAATTAAATTAAATGGATTTCAGTCTTTGATTTCCACAAATACTATTGCTCAAGGTTCTGCCCGCGAAGGAGGCTTAGATGTAATATTTTCAAACAATGGAGTTATTAATCACGCCATTCGTTCTATGAAGTGGCCAGGCCAAGCTGCCGTTGAAGTTTCTCTGATTACGATCCATAAAGGTGAATGGAAAAATAAGTTCATTTTAGATAATAAATCGGTTGATAGAATTACTCCTTATTTGGATGATTCCGAAGTGATGGGAAAACCTATGCCGCTAAAAAAGCAACTTGGGAAAAAGTTTTCAAGGAAGCATTGTTCTAGGAAAAGGATTTATATTACTCCAAGAAGAAGCTTTAGCTTTGATTAA
- a CDS encoding BREX-1 system adenine-specific DNA-methyltransferase PglX, which translates to MVEEGHYAEFAVFYRLLHSSRLKNLKDEAKDAILEFYHNEALASGSRIRERLSEAVEKSIVTLANGLLVQNENNKLRDLFEIDKLTAKDYYLNILRSVYRILFLLVIEERNLIYKENLREDEKKLKDIYYKYYSIQRLTYLVNKAVYIDPNKTDLWQSLLMTFRLFEDFQAGKALGLDALGSGIFSPDAINSIKDTTLSNKIVLEVFKYLVTFENENKQTIRVNYADLDVEEFGSVYEGLLEFEPVVENNQFRFKQGDDRSTSGSHYTPEELVKPLIVHSLDYIIANKLQETDPEQALLSITVCDVACGSGHILLSAARRIGFELARIRSHEDQPTPSVLRHAVRDVIKNCIYGVDLNPLAVELCKVALWLEAHEPGQPLNFLDHHIKNGNAVVGLAHFEELENGIASEAFKPTLGDDKTIAAAFKKRNDLESKTKSQLATFNVSNVDQDFENLQKDFESFTKLPENTADQIIHKEKAYHDLTKGKKWFRLKQIADLQVAQFFIPKTEDNKEKLTTHSQYMSYLKTEAQIVDRGAAMSVSADKCFFHWFLEFPQVFQKGGF; encoded by the coding sequence ATGGTAGAAGAAGGCCATTATGCAGAGTTTGCGGTTTTTTATCGTTTGCTACACTCTTCACGTTTAAAAAATCTTAAAGATGAAGCGAAAGATGCTATTTTAGAATTCTATCATAACGAAGCGCTGGCTTCAGGTTCACGCATTCGTGAGCGTCTTAGTGAAGCAGTAGAAAAATCTATTGTAACCTTAGCAAATGGGCTTTTAGTGCAAAATGAAAACAATAAATTAAGAGACCTGTTTGAGATAGATAAATTAACGGCAAAAGACTATTATTTAAATATTCTCCGTTCTGTATATCGAATTCTGTTTTTGTTGGTCATCGAAGAGCGTAACCTCATTTACAAAGAAAACCTCCGTGAAGATGAAAAGAAACTCAAGGATATTTATTATAAATATTACAGCATCCAGCGATTAACTTATTTAGTCAATAAAGCTGTATATATTGATCCAAACAAAACTGATCTTTGGCAATCATTATTAATGACCTTCCGTTTGTTTGAAGATTTCCAAGCAGGGAAAGCTTTGGGACTTGACGCATTGGGTTCTGGAATTTTTAGCCCAGATGCTATAAATAGCATTAAGGATACTACTTTAAGTAATAAGATTGTTTTAGAAGTTTTCAAATACTTGGTAACTTTCGAAAACGAAAACAAACAAACAATACGTGTAAACTATGCTGATTTGGATGTAGAAGAATTTGGTTCAGTCTACGAAGGATTACTAGAATTTGAACCAGTGGTAGAAAATAACCAATTCCGGTTTAAACAAGGCGATGATCGTTCTACTTCAGGCTCCCACTACACGCCAGAAGAATTAGTAAAGCCATTAATTGTACATTCATTAGATTATATCATTGCTAATAAGCTACAAGAGACAGATCCTGAGCAAGCTTTGTTAAGTATTACCGTTTGCGATGTTGCTTGTGGTAGTGGTCATATTTTATTATCCGCAGCGCGTCGTATAGGATTTGAGCTAGCAAGAATACGTTCTCATGAAGATCAACCCACGCCTTCAGTCTTGCGCCATGCAGTTCGTGATGTGATCAAAAATTGTATTTATGGAGTTGATTTAAATCCTCTGGCAGTTGAATTGTGTAAGGTTGCACTTTGGTTAGAAGCTCATGAACCAGGCCAACCGCTCAATTTTTTAGATCACCATATTAAAAATGGTAATGCTGTAGTTGGTTTGGCGCATTTTGAAGAACTTGAAAATGGAATTGCAAGCGAAGCTTTTAAGCCCACGCTTGGAGACGACAAAACTATAGCTGCTGCTTTTAAGAAACGTAACGATTTAGAGAGTAAAACTAAGAGTCAATTGGCTACTTTTAACGTCTCTAATGTAGACCAAGATTTTGAAAATCTACAGAAAGATTTCGAATCATTTACAAAATTACCCGAAAACACTGCAGATCAAATTATTCACAAAGAAAAAGCTTATCACGATTTAACTAAAGGAAAAAAATGGTTTCGTCTAAAACAAATTGCAGATTTACAAGTCGCACAATTTTTTATACCAAAAACAGAAGATAATAAAGAAAAGTTAACGACACACAGCCAATACATGAGCTACCTTAAAACAGAAGCACAGATTGTAGATCGTGGAGCAGCTATGAGCGTAAGCGCAGATAAATGTTTCTTCCATTGGTTTTTAGAGTTTCCACAAGTGTTTCAAAAAGGGGGGTTTTGA
- a CDS encoding C-terminal helicase domain-containing protein: protein MISEEENQEIGTEAIENTLFEENEFGVDFSRNDLLNAVDYKENEIRGLVNLVSKADYLLKNSDTDLKIKHTIDIIQKWLKTGFQPIIFCHYIATAKYVEEKLRAILPKNIFVQAITSELADEQRKEEIQRMGGHEKRVLIATDCLSEGINLQDLFNAVLHYDLPWNPNRIEQREGRVDRFGQNSPEIKTYMLYGENNPMDKFILEVLIRKVREIQRSIGVTIPIGENNKSLMTELTQKILKTASEADQLTLFAEEKIKIESELENVRKKVKT, encoded by the coding sequence ATTATTTCCGAAGAGGAAAATCAGGAAATTGGTACCGAAGCCATAGAGAACACATTATTTGAGGAAAATGAGTTTGGTGTAGATTTTTCAAGAAACGATCTTTTAAATGCAGTTGATTATAAAGAAAATGAAATAAGAGGTTTAGTAAATTTAGTAAGTAAAGCTGACTATCTTTTAAAGAATTCTGATACGGATTTAAAAATTAAGCACACCATTGATATTATTCAGAAATGGTTAAAAACAGGTTTTCAACCGATTATTTTTTGTCATTATATAGCAACTGCAAAATATGTGGAAGAAAAACTTAGAGCCATATTACCTAAAAATATATTTGTTCAAGCAATTACTTCAGAATTGGCTGATGAACAACGTAAAGAGGAGATTCAGCGTATGGGGGGACATGAAAAACGAGTGTTAATCGCCACCGACTGTTTATCTGAAGGTATTAATCTACAAGATTTGTTCAATGCAGTTTTGCACTACGATTTACCTTGGAATCCCAATCGTATAGAACAACGTGAAGGACGTGTTGACCGTTTTGGCCAAAATTCTCCTGAAATTAAAACTTATATGTTGTACGGTGAGAATAATCCAATGGATAAGTTTATCCTAGAAGTATTAATCCGCAAAGTACGTGAAATTCAAAGAAGCATTGGTGTGACTATTCCAATTGGGGAAAACAACAAATCGTTGATGACTGAACTTACTCAAAAAATCTTAAAAACAGCATCAGAAGCAGATCAATTGACATTATTTGCAGAAGAAAAGATAAAGATTGAAAGTGAACTGGAGAATGTACGTAAAAAGGTGAAAACTTGA